From the Diceros bicornis minor isolate mBicDic1 chromosome 19, mDicBic1.mat.cur, whole genome shotgun sequence genome, one window contains:
- the BPIFA1 gene encoding BPI fold-containing family A member 1 yields the protein MFPTGGLIVFCGLLAQTTALQEALPSPSDQTLPWSVTLTLAPSPRDLAGSLTSALSNGLLSEGLSDTLKNLELSGTLKTGGVTPKSLFGAMLGKMTSVIPFLSKIINVKITNPQLLELCLKQSPDGRHLYVTIPLSMVINMNIPPFRSLLKLAVKLNITAELLAMKQKQEDIRLTLGGCVHATGSLQLSVLNRLINRISEMLPNVVQGKVCLLVSAVLSCLDTTLVRAVADEETEALGYVNDLHKITE from the exons ATGTTTCCAACTGGGGGCCTCATTGTCTTCTGTGGGCTGCTGGCCCAGACCACAGCCCTGCAGGAAGCCTTGCCCTCACCCTCGGACCAGACCCTGCCCTGGTCTGTGACTCTGACCCTGGCCCCAAGTCCCAGAGATCTTGCTGGAAGCTTGACCAGTG CTCTCAGCAATGGCTTGCTCTCTGAGGGTCTGTCGGACACTCTCAAAAACCTTGAGCTCTCGGGCACCCTGAAAACTGGAGGAGTCACTCCCAAAAGCCTGTTTGGGGCCATgcttggaaaaatgacttcagtgaTCCCTTTCCTGAGCAAAATCATTAA TGTGAAGATCACTAATCCCCAGCTGCTGGAACTCTGCCTTAAGCAGAGCCCTGATGGCCGTCATCTCTATGTCACCATCCCTCTGAGCATGGTCATCAATATGAATAT ACCCCCGTTCAGAAGTCTGTTAAAGCTGGCTGTGAAGCTAAACATCACCGCAGAACTCTTAGCTATGAAACAGAAACAGGAGGACATCCGCCTGACCCTTGGTGGCTGTGTTCACGCCACTGGCAGCCTGCAACTCTCCGTGCTTAACAG GCTTATCAACAGGATCAGTGAGATGCTTCCTAATGTGGTGCAAGGCAAG GTGTGCCTTCTGGTCAGTGCGGTTCTCAGCTGCTTGGACACCACCCTGGTGCGAGCCGTTGCCG